A genome region from Schistocerca americana isolate TAMUIC-IGC-003095 chromosome 1, iqSchAmer2.1, whole genome shotgun sequence includes the following:
- the LOC124618412 gene encoding craniofacial development protein 2-like yields the protein MTIGTWNVRTLLDVNNYRPERRTALITQELARLDIDIAALSETRLSGEGHISEVRSGYTIFWKGKDAGEPRIHGAGFAVKTKIVKDLRLTPVSINERLMTLRVPIGSDRFITFVSAYAPTLDSDEDTKNQFYHQVNSTLSKIPIQDKLILLGDFNARVGRDNRFWRDVMGKQGVGNCNANGLLLLGLCAEHELFISNTQFRLRNRYKTTWMHPRSKHWHLIDYVITRQRDKKDIHITKAALNIDECWTDHRLLVSRLRVPKYRKPRSHFSNPPRRKFNISNLNNKNVRSHFQDILSEQLNKAPATTDDVEQEWTTLKNIIKETAENVVGCSARKRSDWFDDNHGEIQAIINAKRDAYLSLAEDPSCAEKKAHFQELKQKCQSEIRVIKNKWWQQKAT from the coding sequence atgacaatagggacatggaatgtcaggaccctcctggacgtgaacaattacagaccagagagaagaaccgctcttatcacccaagaactagcccgtctagatatagacatagctgccttgagtgagacaagactctcaggtgagggacacattagtgaggtacgttcagggtacaccatcttctggaagggaaaggatgcaggagaaccacgcatccatggtgcaggatttgccgtaaaaacgaaaatagtgaaagatcttcgacttacacctgtctcaattaatgaaagactgatgactcttagagtacccattggttcagatagattcatcaccttcgtctctgcatatgctcctactttagacagtgatgaagacacaaagaatcagttctaccaccaagtgaacagtactctctctaaaatacccattcaagataaattaattttacttggtgatttcaatgccagagtgggaagggacaaccgtttttggagagatgtcatgggtaaacaaggggtgggaaactgcaatgcaaatgggttgctacttcttggtctatgtgctgagcacgagcttttcatctccaatacccaattccgtttgcgtaaccgctataagaccacatggatgcacccacgctccaaacattggcatcttatagactacgttattacgcgacagcgtgacaagaaagacattcacatcacaaaagcagcactaaacatcgatgagtgctggacggatcatagacttttagtcagccgtttgagagtaccaaagtatcgcaagccacgatcccacttttcaaacccaccacgcagaaaattcaacataagcaacctgaacaacaaaaacgttcgctcacacttccaagacatactgtctgaacaacttaacaaagctccagcaaccacagatgacgtcgaacaagaatggaccacattaaagaacatcatcaaagaaactgctgagaatgttgttggttgtagtgcacggaaaagaagtgactggtttgatgacaaccacggagaaatccaagccatcatcaatgcaaagcgggatgcttacctatcccttgctgaagatccatcctgcgcagaaaagaaagcacactttcaagaactcaagcagaaatgtcaaagtgaaatacgagtaatcaagaacaaatggtggcaacagaaagccacataa